The window GCCCAGGGCCTGGTTGTACTCGATGGAGCCGCGCTCGTCGCAGTGTCCCTCGATGGTGAAGCTGATGTTGGGATGCTGCTTGAGGAAGGCGGCATCCGCCTGGAGGGCGGCGCGAGCGTCGTCGCGGACGTTGTATTTGTCGTAGTCGAAGAAGGCGTCGCGCATGTTCTGGTTGAAGAGCTGCTCCTCGGTGGCCGAGGGCGGGGGCGGCGCCGGGGCCGCGGTCACGGTGACCCGCGCCGTGGCTTGCTGGGTGCCTCCCGGACCCTTGGCGGTCAGGGTGTAGGTGGTGGAACCGCCGGGGGTGACGCTCTGCGAGCCGTTGGCATCCACCTTGCCCAGGCCGGTGATGTCCACGTCGGTGGCGTTCTCGGTGCGCCAGGTCAGGGTGGTGGACTGCCCCTGCTGGATGCTGTCGGGGTTGGCCGTCAGCGACGCGGTGGGGGCGGGCGGCGGCGGGGGCGGGGGCGCGGGCGGCGGCACTTCCTTCTTGCCGCAACCGCCCAGCAGCAGGATCAGGGCCAGCCCGGAAACAAGCGTGAACCACTTCAGCGTGCTCTGCTTCACCGTATCCTCCGAATACTGCGGGATCTGGTTATTACTCTCGTGTTACCGCACAAGTCCGATATTATCGTTGCACGATACGGTACAACCGGCGAAAGCGGGAATGCAAGTCATTTAGCGCCCCAGTTGGGCTGCGTGTTACTCCCACTTCGGGTGAGTGGCTGCGGGTGGGTGCCGTCGGCCAGCATCATCCAGATCTGGTCGCCGCCGGCGCGGCTGGATTGGAAGACGATGTGGCGCCCGTCCGGCGACCACGAGGGAAAGTCGTTGTTTCCGGCCTCATGCGTGAGCTGCACCCACTTCCGGGTGACCACGTCCAGCAGGTAGATGTCCTGGCGGCCGGGCTCCCCGGGACCATACGAACGGGTCCACGCGAAGGTAAGGAACTGCCCGTTGGGGGACCAGGAGGGCGAGACGGCGTAGCCCTGGTCGGTGATGCGCTGCACGTTGGTGCCGTCGGCGTCCATGATGTAGATCTGGGGCAGGCCGCTGCGCCCGCTCACCCAGGCGATCTGGGCGTTGGTCTTGGGGTTCCAGCAGGGCGCGACGTCGGGGCCGCGGTAGGCGGTCAGGCGCTTGAGGTTGGCCCCGCTGGCGTCGATGACGTAGATCTCCGGGTCGCCGGGCAGGGAGGAGGAGAAGGCCAGCTTGCCGCCGTCGCTCGACCAGGCGGGCGAGATGTTGGTGCCCTTGAAGCGCGGGAAGCTCACCAGCCGTCCCAGCTCCAGCGAGTACATGAGGATGTCGGGGTTGTTGTACTTGTAGGAGGTGAAGGCCAGGCGGGAGCCGTCGGGCGAGACCCGGGGTGAGAGCGTGATGCTGTCCAGGTGGGTGACCTGCTTCTGGTTCTGGCCGTCGTAGTCCATCACCCAGACTTCCTTGTGGCCGCTGCGGTTGCTGATGAAGTAGATCTTGCTCTCGGCGATGCCGGGAATGCCGCCGCCCAGGCGGAAGATGATCTCGTCGGCGAAGCGGTGAGCGAGGAGGCGGGCATTGTCCACGGTGGCCGCCTCCTTGTACTGCTTGCCCAGCACCACCGGCGAGGCCGGGTTCTTCACATCCGCCAGCCAGCCCTGCACCAGCACATCCTTGTCGAAGACGCCCAGGCTGCCGAAGGCCACCATGCCGGCGTTGGGCGGGGGATTGCCCCAGGCGTCCAGCTTCAGTTCCTGGGGCGTTCCCGGCACCTGCAGCGGGTAGAAGCTCTTGGAGACCAGCTCGAAGATGCCGGCGTTGTCGAGGTCGTTCCACAGGGTGTCGTTGAAGGCCTTCATCAGCTCGGGCGTGTTGCCCTGGGTGGAGG of the Terriglobales bacterium genome contains:
- the pal gene encoding peptidoglycan-associated lipoprotein Pal, with amino-acid sequence MKQSTLKWFTLVSGLALILLLGGCGKKEVPPPAPPPPPPPAPTASLTANPDSIQQGQSTTLTWRTENATDVDITGLGKVDANGSQSVTPGGSTTYTLTAKGPGGTQQATARVTVTAAPAPPPPSATEEQLFNQNMRDAFFDYDKYNVRDDARAALQADAAFLKQHPNISFTIEGHCDERGSIEYNQALGDNRARSALDFLVQAGIDPSRVRTVSYGKEKPFCTEHTEECWQQNRRAHFVYGK
- the tolB gene encoding Tol-Pal system beta propeller repeat protein TolB is translated as MKATRALLLFAFLASSAFLSLSAFSQEDWIRTGTGLGVEKVRLAVPDFKPSSTQGNTPELMKAFNDTLWNDLDNAGIFELVSKSFYPLQVPGTPQELKLDAWGNPPPNAGMVAFGSLGVFDKDVLVQGWLADVKNPASPVVLGKQYKEAATVDNARLLAHRFADEIIFRLGGGIPGIAESKIYFISNRSGHKEVWVMDYDGQNQKQVTHLDSITLSPRVSPDGSRLAFTSYKYNNPDILMYSLELGRLVSFPRFKGTNISPAWSSDGGKLAFSSSLPGDPEIYVIDASGANLKRLTAYRGPDVAPCWNPKTNAQIAWVSGRSGLPQIYIMDADGTNVQRITDQGYAVSPSWSPNGQFLTFAWTRSYGPGEPGRQDIYLLDVVTRKWVQLTHEAGNNDFPSWSPDGRHIVFQSSRAGGDQIWMMLADGTHPQPLTRSGSNTQPNWGAK